A single Acidobacteriaceae bacterium DNA region contains:
- the cysN gene encoding sulfate adenylyltransferase subunit CysN produces the protein MITSDNTQMHASRSELAREQAFRSFLDRHLDQEMLRFTTAGSVDDGKSTLIGRLLHDTRSVYEDQLASIRASRVNRSGGELDLSLLTDGLRAEREQGITIDVAYRYFSTAKRKFIIADTPGHEQYTRNMATGASTADVAIVLIDAKAFAKAGSLLPQTRRHTYIASLLRIPHVVAAVNKMDLVGYDERVFEQIRTEYLDLASKLQLGSVELIPVSALAGDNVVEPSTAMSWYSGPTLLEYLETVPLQIVPAAAEPLRFPVQLVVRPDAEFRGFAGRVERGELRVGQIVRALPSGRTTRVSSIVTYDGELKQARAGQSVTLTLEDEIDLSRGEMLADGDAEPPAKSNVFRASLVWMHEQPIIAGQSYLLKHTTRVVRATVRSIMYRVDVVTAEHRSASKLQMNDIAEVEIETNLPLFFDNYEDSRSTGSFILMDPLANATVAAGMISASVDIATPEKPSTANPAFIWLRNDHELLERVLNGFSETHKLAVDIDDPLIPESSLPAVARALQLAQVAALTAREDLKPDTLEAIRDIVGDALIDNEQHLENWLTERP, from the coding sequence ATGATCACGAGTGACAATACGCAGATGCATGCCTCCCGATCAGAGCTTGCGCGTGAACAGGCGTTTCGCTCCTTCCTCGACCGCCATCTCGATCAGGAGATGCTTCGCTTCACAACGGCTGGCAGCGTCGACGATGGAAAGAGCACGCTGATCGGCCGGCTGCTGCATGACACCAGAAGCGTCTACGAGGATCAGCTCGCCTCGATCCGCGCGAGTCGCGTAAACCGTTCCGGCGGTGAGCTCGATCTTTCGCTGTTGACCGACGGTCTGCGCGCTGAGCGCGAGCAGGGAATTACGATCGACGTTGCTTACCGCTACTTTTCGACAGCAAAGCGAAAGTTCATCATCGCCGACACGCCCGGTCACGAGCAGTACACGCGCAACATGGCCACGGGAGCATCGACGGCCGACGTCGCGATTGTGCTCATCGATGCAAAGGCCTTCGCCAAGGCTGGGTCGCTGCTTCCGCAAACGCGTCGGCACACCTACATCGCCAGTCTTTTGCGCATCCCGCACGTCGTAGCTGCTGTCAACAAGATGGATCTGGTCGGTTATGACGAGAGAGTGTTCGAACAGATCCGAACCGAATATCTCGATCTGGCCAGCAAGTTGCAGCTGGGCAGCGTCGAATTGATTCCAGTTAGCGCGCTGGCCGGCGATAACGTTGTCGAACCCTCGACCGCAATGAGTTGGTATAGCGGGCCTACGCTACTCGAGTACCTCGAAACTGTACCGCTCCAGATCGTCCCGGCAGCCGCTGAGCCGCTTCGCTTCCCGGTGCAACTCGTGGTGCGGCCCGACGCCGAATTTCGCGGCTTCGCCGGCCGCGTAGAACGCGGCGAGCTTCGCGTCGGCCAAATAGTTCGCGCGCTACCGAGCGGCCGAACAACTCGCGTCAGCAGCATCGTGACGTACGATGGCGAACTCAAGCAGGCGCGAGCAGGGCAGAGCGTCACCTTGACGCTGGAAGACGAGATCGATCTCAGCCGTGGAGAGATGCTCGCCGATGGAGATGCCGAGCCTCCGGCGAAAAGCAATGTATTCCGCGCAAGCCTCGTCTGGATGCATGAACAGCCCATCATCGCCGGTCAGAGTTATCTGCTCAAGCACACGACGCGTGTTGTGCGTGCGACGGTACGCTCGATCATGTATCGGGTCGATGTTGTGACTGCCGAGCATCGTTCTGCCTCGAAGCTACAGATGAACGACATTGCGGAAGTCGAAATCGAGACGAATTTGCCTCTCTTCTTCGACAACTACGAAGACAGCCGCTCGACCGGTTCGTTCATCCTGATGGATCCTCTGGCGAACGCGACGGTCGCGGCAGGCATGATCTCCGCCTCTGTCGACATTGCCACACCGGAGAAACCCTCGACAGCGAACCCCGCATTCATCTGGTTGCGTAATGACCACGAGTTGCTGGAGCGCGTCTTGAATGGATTTTCGGAAACGCACAAACTCGCAGTCGATATCGACGATCCTCTCATTCCAGAGTCATCGCTTCCAGCCGTAGCGCGAGCGCTCCAACTCGCGCAAGTCGCCGCGCTCACTGCGCGCGAAGACCTGAAACCGGACACCCTTGAGGCCATCAGAGATATTGTCGGCGATGCGTTGATCGACAATGAACAGCATCTTGAAAACTGGCTTACGGAGCGGCCATGA
- the cysD gene encoding sulfate adenylyltransferase subunit CysD: MPATVNETASAIDQLHRSRLNHLQTLEAESLYIMREAVAEFARPVMLYSIGKDSSVMLRLAQKAFYPGRIPFPLLHVDTSYKFSEMIAFRDSYVREIGAELIVHRNEHALAAGASPWTLGTQNCCGALKTRSLLDALEAGGFDAAFGGARRDEEKSRAKERVYSFRDAHGQWDPKNQRPELWSLYNSRLRKGESIRVFPLSNWTELDIWLYLYAEQIPIVPLYFAEERLVVNRAGTLTLVDETTRLLPHERPEKMKVRMRSLGCSPCTGAIRSEADTLPKIIEELIGFRRSERENRAIDHDEEGSMELKKREGYF, from the coding sequence ATGCCTGCCACTGTCAACGAAACCGCGTCTGCGATTGACCAACTTCACCGCAGCAGATTGAACCATCTGCAGACGTTGGAAGCCGAAAGCCTCTACATCATGCGTGAGGCAGTCGCGGAGTTCGCCCGCCCGGTGATGCTCTATTCCATTGGCAAAGATTCCAGCGTGATGCTGCGGCTGGCGCAGAAGGCCTTCTACCCGGGCAGGATTCCGTTTCCACTTCTGCATGTGGACACCAGCTACAAGTTTTCCGAGATGATCGCGTTCCGAGATTCCTATGTGCGCGAGATTGGCGCTGAACTCATCGTCCACCGCAATGAACACGCCCTCGCTGCCGGAGCAAGTCCGTGGACCCTGGGCACGCAGAACTGCTGCGGCGCGCTAAAGACACGATCGCTGCTTGATGCGCTCGAAGCGGGCGGGTTCGACGCGGCGTTCGGCGGAGCGCGTCGAGACGAGGAAAAGAGTCGCGCCAAGGAGCGCGTCTACAGCTTTCGCGATGCGCATGGCCAATGGGATCCCAAAAACCAGCGTCCGGAACTCTGGAGCCTTTACAACTCGCGGCTTCGTAAAGGCGAATCGATCCGCGTGTTTCCGCTGTCGAACTGGACGGAACTCGACATCTGGCTCTATCTCTATGCCGAGCAAATCCCGATCGTGCCGCTGTACTTCGCCGAGGAGCGGTTGGTTGTGAATCGCGCAGGAACACTGACGCTCGTCGATGAAACGACACGCCTGCTGCCACATGAACGTCCGGAAAAGATGAAGGTCCGGATGCGATCGCTGGGCTGCTCGCCTTGCACCGGAGCAATCCGCAGTGAAGCCGACACGCTGCCCAAGATCATCGAGGAACTTATCGGATTCCGTCGCAGCGAGCGCGAAAATCGCGCGATCGACCACGACGAAGAAGGGTCCATGGAGTTGAAGAAGAGAGAGGGATACTTCTGA